In Bacteroidota bacterium, the sequence CGTTTACACAAGGAGTACTGGTGCGAAGGGTCAAAAACAAACGGTTTCTGCCCGGTTGCATACGGATGGTGTCTTTCTTTTTAGTGCTCGAAGCAATGGTAGCATCGGTACTGTCTTTTACCGACCATGTATGAGTCAAACCGGGGTAGTTGTTTTTAGCAGGGGTGTAATCTATCGCAACTTTACCGCAGGTTAATTTTGTGGCTTGGATGGTTGCTTTAGGGCTTTCACGCACCGTGATACTGAACGAACGGATAGCCTGACCGGGACGGGGGCAAGCGTCGTCTTTAGCGGTGATGGTAAAGGTATAAGGAATATTACTTACGTCGCTCTCGGCAGGAGTCCAGCATACAGAACCGCCCGCACGTTTGGTAGCACCGTTGTTGTTGCTGAAGGTAGCACGGGGAATACCGCGGTTCCAAGAGATACGAACCGTATCATCAGTATCGGCATCATCGGTAGTTACCGTTACGCACACTTGCTGACCTGAACAGGCTGTTTGGCTTTGACCGCTGATTTTAGGAACTTTATTATCCGGACAGGGAGTTACGATAATCTGCATATCCCGTCGGGTTACCCCTACAACCGTAGGTGTTCCGTTGATGGTACGCCACTCGGTTACTTCAATTACCATTACGGTAACTTCGTTTTGTTTGGTAGGACGGAAGCTCAAGTCACCGGTAACGCTATCCAAACGGAAACCGGCTGGGAAACCCAAACCAGCATTAGGAAAACCTAAGAAAGAAATAGGTTTTTGAGCACTCCATGAACCGCTGTAGGCAATGGTTGTACCTTCAGCACTTAGAGGAGTTACTAACTTATATGACAATGAGTCACCCACATCAAGAGTATCAGAAGCACCGTTGTTAAAAATAAAATCCTGACCTACGCAGATAAGAGCTGCAGGAGGAGAGGTAAACTTGGGTGAACTGTTACAAGGAGTAACACATTTGTTGATTTTTGCGTTAGTGTAAAAGTTCTGGTCAGCAGCACCTGTACTAATATTACTGTTACGGCAGCATTGCTCCCAGCTAACAATAACCTCGCAGCAGTTTAGTGAGCTAAGGTCAACTGTACCTTCCCAGATATGCTCTTCAATACCGTATGCGTAGCTACCGCTGCAACGGCTTTGGGTAGGGCAGTTTGAACCGATACCTGTAACGTCCTTCACACTAATTTTAGTCATGTTAGGAGTTATGGAGCCTGAACCCGACGCACATTTAATAGTCATGGGCGTGTTACTCAACTGCACACCGTTACAATCGCGGTATACCGTCAAACGTAATTTATATTGGCCATTACCCAAGCACTCATAGGTAATATCGCTACCCATTACGTGAGTAGCACTTGCTTGTCGAAAAGCAAGCAGTCCAAATAACAAGAATAATATAGGTATAAACTTTTTCATACTAATTCGCTTTAGGTCTCTGAATAGTTAGATGCAACTGTATTATTAAAACGTTGCCCATAGACTAATTGTTCATTAACCATTATTGTTACCTGCAAGATATACTATTTACGGGGCTTTGACCGCATACCCCGATATAAGTAATATATAAACCCTCCGTTTTATTATACCAAACCTATTTGATTGAACTTGATAAAATTGCACCACTCGCAATCATCAAGGCCGCAACCCTTATCAAACCTATGATTTTTAATACCCTCATAGGAGTATTTTATTTGTTGTTTAATAGCAATAATATCGTCGTTTTGTATTTCGATACGTTCTTTTACGTATTCGCCTGTTTTTTTATCAGGCTCTACAAAATCAAACTCTGCAAACAGCATTTCCCAATCTTTATTACTGTCGTAATCCATCAACAGTTTATAAAAGATTGCTTGCCGCCAATAATCCCCGCCATATAAATCTTCGGGGCTTGCTGATGAATCGGCTTGGGGGATGGGGCGCTTTAATTTGGCTTTTGCATTAGCAGGGTTGCCTGTTTTGTAATCTACTACTGTGGCTCTTTTTCCATCAAATTCAATTTTATCCATTTTACCGTTAAGCGGCACCCCTTCAACCAAAATGTTACGGAATACCCTTTCTACAGTAACGATTTTATTCCACTCATTAATATACTTATCGTAGTATGCCGGCAAAATTTCTATCCCGTATTGCATCCTGCGTTTGTATTGCTCAGGGATAAAGTTGTTTTGCAATATGCCCATATACTTGCGGAAGTAGTTGAGCAGCTGCTCTTTTGACGGCCATCGCTTAGCACTATCCGTAAGCATGGTTCTGTAAAATTCTTCAAGGGCATTGTGCACTGCCGAGCCAAAAGCCATGTATTCATTTTGCGGAGCCGGCACGCGCAATATGTTGTTAAAGTAAAAGGCAACAGGACACCTTAAATAGTTGCTAAGGTGTGTAACACTTAATGAATAATTTTTGAGTAATTCATCAAGGTACTGCTTGTCTATCAGGCTTATCTCAGTAGTTTCAGCCGGTTGAAGTATGGTTTCTATAAACCCTGATAATTCTTCATCCTGTAGGGTAATACTTTGTTTTTCTATCTCAGTCAAATGCTCTACTTCGGCCACAAAACGAGACCGTTCCAGCTCTTTTCCTGCCGGATTTTTTAATGAATAACTGATGTGTAGCTGCTTTTTTGCCCGGGTTAGTGCTACAAAAAATAAACGGCGGGCTTCTTCGGTTTCAGTATCGCTGTCTTTACTTACCGTGTCTGAAATAATGGTATCGGGTAAGGTATAAGTGCCGCTGCGTCCGCCCTTATCCCAAATATTGCTGTTGCAACCCAATAAGAAAACTTGCTCGTACTCTAACCCTTTTGAAGAGTGCGCGGTGATGAGGTTTACTCCATCGGTGCGTCCCGAGGTACGCGTAAAGGCAAGCTCAATATTGTTGTCATACATTAAATCCAAGGTATGTATCAGCTCATCAACATGTAGTGTTGGTTTGCGGTTAAACTCTTCCTGCACAAAATCAAAGAAAGCTTTTAGCATCTCAAGCTGGGCAAACTTGTCGGTGCTTTTTACTACCGTTGCCAATACCCCTGAGTTATTAATAATTTTTTCTAATAATTGGGGAAGGGTTAAGTTATCGGCCTGTTTGAGCCAATAATCAATGTCTTCGCCCAATCGTTTCATCCCTGTATTGCCGAAATGCTGATCAAACAACGTTGGGGCTTTTTTACCTGCTGCGGGGTTTAATAGTTCTTCTCTGAATGAAGTATTGCGTTCTTTATAATTTTGTTTTGATACGGCAAGGCTAAGCTTTGCCGCTTCGATGGGGGGAATACCGAAAAAATCAAAGTGCATAATCTCAAACAACAAATACTCACCGCTGTGCGGGGTTTGTTGCTCGTGGGCTATGTATCGCAGTATGGTTATCAGCTTATAAATAAGCGGCTCATTCAGCAGGTTTATTTTCTTTTTAATGTAATACGGTACCTTTTTCACCTCAAGGTATTTCACCAGTTCATCACATTGACGGTGATTGCGGTATATAATGGCTGTTTCGCGCAAATCAGCACCTTCATCTTTCAGTTTTTCAAGCTGGTGCGCTATGTCCACAATCTCGTGGTAGGTATTTGCGTAGGCAGTTATTACGGGTTTATTTTCAAGGGTTTTAAGTGACGGGTGTGATGCTTCCAGTTCTTTTTTCAAGTAACTAAAACCTTCATGGTTTATCAACCGCTCGCGGTTGTTGCCAATTAGGTTGTGAGCAGCTTTTAACACATTGGGTACTGAACGGTAATTTTGAGTAAGGACAATTACCTGTAGCATTTCAGCGTGCTTTAGGGCAAAGTCTTCAATGTTTTTTACGTTCGCACCCTGAAAACGGTAAATAGCCTGGTCGTCATCACCTACGGCAAACACGTTGGGCGTATCCCAAAAATCTGTCAGTAACGATAATAATTCGTTTTGCGACCCGCTGGTATCCTGAAACTCATCTACCAAAAAGTATAAAAACCGTTCCTGATAGGTGTACAACATATCGGGGTGTTGCTTAAATGCCTGCAATACCCACAAAATCATATCGGCAAAATCGTACCGCTGGCGTTTGCGCAGCAACTGCTGGTAGTTGTCAAACTCACGGGCGGCGGCGGCCAGTTGCTCCATCCGTTTTTGTTCCTGCTCTATTTTATCGGTTTTCAGGTCGCCAACCTGTATGCCTTTTTTGCTATTGGGTCGTTTGTAAATAAACTCATCGCGGTAGGGCAAATCGTCTAAGTACTTTTTTATTTTCTGCTCGATAAATTCAGCCGTCCAGTCTTCTTGTTTCATCAACTGAAACAACCTGTCAAGGCGGGTAGTTTCATAATACACCTCGCCTGTCCATCGTTTCAGCGGATGCTTGGCATCAAAACTATCCACCAATTCTTGCAGCACTTCAATCTTTTCAAGGTCAGAAACGGGCTGTAGTCCTCTGTAGCCAAAGTAGTCTGGGTTTTCTTGTATTACCTCATTACAAAAGCTGTGAAAGGTTTCAATTTTCACCCTGTAAGCATCGGGGCCAATAAAGCTGGTAAGTCGGTTACGCATAGCCAATGCTCCGGCATCGGTATAGGTAAGGCAAAGTATATTCTCAGGTCGGGAATCTGTATTCAGTAATATGTATCCTATACGTGCGGCCAACACTTGTGTTTTGCCTGTACCCGGACCCGCTATTACCAGTACCGGACCTTCGGTGGTTTCCACAGCTTGACGTTGAGCAGGATTAAGCTTTTCAAGTTCAGTTAAAAACGTTTGGTTGTATGGAGCTTGTTGCGGTTGCATAAGGTTTACGAATGTAAGCAATCGATAAATTAGTTGGGATAGTGCCACAGGTATAAAACCTCTTATGATGGGGTGAAATCATTTTACAACAGGTATGAAACCTGTTGCTATTGATAGCAGGATGAAAACTCGGCACAGTATCAATAAAGTCGGGTTTTATACCCGACAAAAAAGGAAGAGAGGAAAAGTTATTTTGGGCAACAGGTATAAAACCTGTTGCTATTAATAGCGGGATGAAAACTCGGCACGTTATCAATAGAGTCGGGTTTTACACCCGACAAAAAAGACGAAAGGAAAAACTATTTTGAACAACAGGTATGAAACCTGTTTCATAAAATATCTTACACCCATTTACTTAATTATGGGTTGCAATATCAATTCTTAATGAGCCAAAACTTCTTTTCGATTTGGATACACCTTGTATGGACTACAAAAAGACGACAACCTTTGATACACAGGCAGCTTAAAAAGCCTTTGTATGATAAGATGCGCGAAATAGCTAATGAGAAAGATTTTAGAATTGATTTTATCAATGGCGTGGAAGACCATGTGCATTTATTAATATCCATACAACCTAAGCATTCGGTTAGTGATATTGTTAAACATTTAAAGGGAATAACAAATTCTTGGGTGAATAAAAACCAATTAACCCTTGATTATTTTGAGTGGCAAGATGGGTTCTCAGCATTCTCTGTCAGCCCTTTGCAACTTCAAAAAGTAAGAAATTACATCAGGTATCAAGAGAAGCATCATAAAAGTAAGGGCTTTGATGATGAAATGCAGCATTTTGGGCGCTTAACAAACAGCATCAAATCCTATTAGAGATAGCGTCACAGGTATAAAACCTGTTGTTGATGGGGTGAAATCATTTTACAACAGGTATAAAACCTGTTGCTATTAATAGCGGGATGAAAATTCAGCACAGTATCAATAAAGTCGGGTTTTATACCCGACAAAAAAGGAAGAGAGGAAAAGTTATTTTGGGCAACAGGTATGAACCCCTACATCATAAATTCCGAAGCGGCGATGCGTCGTATAGGTTATCAATGATTTTAGGGGGATTAAACCTAAATCCGATGCTAAATACCGATGAGTAAAAGGACGTGCTTGCATTGATGTTGGACAAAGAAACTAAGTTTCGGTCGCCACGAACTACAATGCCTGAATAGAAACGATTGCCGTTATAGCCTAATGAGAGCATTACATCACCCAGCAAAGCACCCCTCCAACCTTCGGTAATCATTTGGTTGGTATTGCTTTTAGCATGGTGGTATTGTACATCGCCTATTAAATATAACCCCATTGAGAAAAACCATTTTTTGTAAACGAACGAGGCTGCATAGCCCGGACCGATGCCTATGGAAATTACATCCAGGTATTTCATGGTACTGTATTTACCAAAATACTCACGCTGACCGGGATTGAAAAAAGCAGAATCGGCATCGGCTTTCATCCGGTATAAGTGAGCAACAACAAGCGCAGTGCCTTTGGTTTTAAGCTGACGTTCAGTGAAACTGTATGCTGCGCCATAAGAAAAACGCCGGCGCGAAAAAATGTAGATGGCTTTTGCTTTGGTGTACTGTAAATGTATATCAGCACGTTTTACATAAAAGTCGTTGGCGGGTCGGGTCGTATCGTAACCTGCTGTATTATAATCTGCAAACCCCTTAAAATCGCTATGATAAAACTCGTATATAAAAGGTGTGGTATTTAACCGCAACTTAAGAATACGGTATTGGGTTTTGCCATACGTTTCCTCTTCTGTAGTTAATGAGTTTTCTCTAAAACCAACAGAAACATTAAGCGCCTTATAATTAATATCAAGCCCGAAAACAGCCCTTAAATAGGGCTTATAATCGTTTCGCTTAAAAACTAAACTATCGTCTTTATTTTCTAAACGGAATGTAAAGTCGGGGGCTGAAATCCAAGGTTCAATCGCAATCACATTTCCAAATTTGGCAATGTAATTCGTGTCGTATTTTAATCTTTTGGGAGGTGGTACTGAATCAGTTTTAAGAATTGAAACGGTATCTGCCTGCTGTGCATGTAGAGCAAGTACAAAGCTCAAAGAAAGTAATAACAGCAGATGTTTCATAGTTTACTGAAAACTATGCAAAGGTCGGGGTTTTGCATTGTGATATGCAAGAAAGTAATCACAAAAAGAGGTAGTTGTAATCACAAACGGGTTAAAACCACCGCTTATAAATTACGATGCGCAAACGGACTTAAGTCCGTTTGCGCATCGTAATCTCAACAAAATAGGGTTTGAACCCGATTTCTATAAATGATAAAGCTCTTAGAATAAATCTACAGGCTCTATAATGGTATCCGTAGGATTTATTAATACTGTATCCGAAGGGATAATAAAGTTTTTGGCAGGGCCTTTTAACTGTACTTGCGGATTAAAGCCCAATGTATCGGTAGCCGGTATCCACTCGCGTTGCACCATGCGGCGCACCACAAGGTTGGTTTTCTCAATCAGCCAGTTTTTCAGTGTGCCGTCTTTTTCAAATCCGTATTTAAAGGCCTTAGGGCGGGGTACAATGTTTGAAAGATAGATAGCTTCTGCCATTGTCAAGTCGGCAGGGCGTTTACCAAAATAAAAGGCACTGCCCTCCCCTATTCCATAAACCCCGGGAGCTAACTCAATAATGTTGGTGTACACCTCAAACATCCGCTCTTTGCTGCTGATGTGATTGTTTTCTATCAGCCATACTATCAGTGCTTCTTCGGCTTTGCGGGCAATGGTTTTTTTACGTTCCAAATACACGTTTTTTACCAACTGCATACTAATAGTGCTGCCGCCACGTACAAATTTGAACCCTGCTTTGTAAACGGCCACAATCGCATCGCGGAAAGACTGCGGAATGAACCCGCGGTGGTGGAAAAACGAAGGGTCTTCGTTGGTTAATATGGCATTCTTAAAATGCGGGCCAAGTTGGTCAAGCGGAGTAAAGTTGGGATTTTCAGGGCCTACTATAAAGCTGCGCAACGGGCTGCCGCCTTCGTACACAGTGTGCATAAAAGAGCCGTTGATGCGGGCAAAGTTTTCTGCACCGTACTTCACAATTTCAAAGCCCTCTTTTTTCAGTTCCGATTCAAACTTCAAACTATCGGGCATACTGCCGTCCATACTGCAATCCAAACGGTACGAAAGATTGCCTTTGGTTTGTATGCCGGCAAAGCTATTGAACATCCCCGCGGGCAGTGAGTTAAAGAACTTTTGCGACGGGGTTGACTGCATTTTAAGCGATAAAGCGTATTGTTTTTCTTTCCCGATGGGGAATTGCACAAAGGTTGAAAGTTGAATGTCGTTGATACTAAATACCGATGTTGAATCTACAATCACATAAGAGCGATTGATGCGCATGGCAAGGTTACCCCCTGCTTTGCCAAATACTACCGTATCAGTAGCCAATCGGGCATTGTATAGCTGTAAACTGTCAATATTCCCTTTGCCTTCAAACACAAGAGCTTTGTTCTTATAATCCAGCTTATCTATTTGCAGGTGCAGTTTTTTAAATCCAAGGCCTGATTTTACCAAGCCGGCCAAATACACATCTATCCCTTCAGGGCCGTGCAGCGTAACTTCTCCTTTAATATCGTGTTTATCAAAAAAGCCTTCTGCTACCCACTCGGCACCAAAACCCTGTTGTGGGGTGATGATTGCTTTGAAATCATCGTTTACCCAACGCAGCGATGAAAGCGTAATGTGCTGTAAACTATCGTTGTACTTAATGTGCAACAATGCATTGGTTACCTGTACTTCATCGGGCAAATAGCGCAGTAAAGTTTTTACGTAGTTAAATGCCGTTTGCGAAAAGTCTTCATTGGCACTTTCTTTCTTTTCCTGCTTTTTAGCGGGCTTCATTAAGCCTCTAAAATTGGTTTGCAAACTATCCTTACGAAGGTACAGTTGTGTATTAGCCACCTGTAAGTAGCCCAAGCGGACCTTACCCAGCAAAGCAGGTAACAATTTTACTGAAACCCTAACGGTATCGGTGGTAAACAACGTGTCTTTACCTTGCGGCACAAGGCTTATACCACTCAGCTCAACTGTACTGATACCTGTAAAACGGGCATACGCCACATTAAAAACAAGATGGGTACGGGCTTCAACACTGCCCTTTACTTTTTGCAGGGCGGTTTGCAGTATATAATTACGTAACGAGAAGTAGCCGATGGTGGCTAAAAGCAAAAACGCCGAAATTGTAATAATTACATATTTCAGCGTTTTGCGCGTAAATATTTTAGTAATGAGCTTTTGCAATGTGCTTACACGGTCATTATTTCTTTTTCCTTAGCAGCCATCAACTCATCAATCTTCTTAATGTATTGG encodes:
- a CDS encoding ATP-dependent helicase; amino-acid sequence: MQPQQAPYNQTFLTELEKLNPAQRQAVETTEGPVLVIAGPGTGKTQVLAARIGYILLNTDSRPENILCLTYTDAGALAMRNRLTSFIGPDAYRVKIETFHSFCNEVIQENPDYFGYRGLQPVSDLEKIEVLQELVDSFDAKHPLKRWTGEVYYETTRLDRLFQLMKQEDWTAEFIEQKIKKYLDDLPYRDEFIYKRPNSKKGIQVGDLKTDKIEQEQKRMEQLAAAAREFDNYQQLLRKRQRYDFADMILWVLQAFKQHPDMLYTYQERFLYFLVDEFQDTSGSQNELLSLLTDFWDTPNVFAVGDDDQAIYRFQGANVKNIEDFALKHAEMLQVIVLTQNYRSVPNVLKAAHNLIGNNRERLINHEGFSYLKKELEASHPSLKTLENKPVITAYANTYHEIVDIAHQLEKLKDEGADLRETAIIYRNHRQCDELVKYLEVKKVPYYIKKKINLLNEPLIYKLITILRYIAHEQQTPHSGEYLLFEIMHFDFFGIPPIEAAKLSLAVSKQNYKERNTSFREELLNPAAGKKAPTLFDQHFGNTGMKRLGEDIDYWLKQADNLTLPQLLEKIINNSGVLATVVKSTDKFAQLEMLKAFFDFVQEEFNRKPTLHVDELIHTLDLMYDNNIELAFTRTSGRTDGVNLITAHSSKGLEYEQVFLLGCNSNIWDKGGRSGTYTLPDTIISDTVSKDSDTETEEARRLFFVALTRAKKQLHISYSLKNPAGKELERSRFVAEVEHLTEIEKQSITLQDEELSGFIETILQPAETTEISLIDKQYLDELLKNYSLSVTHLSNYLRCPVAFYFNNILRVPAPQNEYMAFGSAVHNALEEFYRTMLTDSAKRWPSKEQLLNYFRKYMGILQNNFIPEQYKRRMQYGIEILPAYYDKYINEWNKIVTVERVFRNILVEGVPLNGKMDKIEFDGKRATVVDYKTGNPANAKAKLKRPIPQADSSASPEDLYGGDYWRQAIFYKLLMDYDSNKDWEMLFAEFDFVEPDKKTGEYVKERIEIQNDDIIAIKQQIKYSYEGIKNHRFDKGCGLDDCEWCNFIKFNQIGLV
- the tnpA gene encoding IS200/IS605 family transposase: MSQNFFSIWIHLVWTTKRRQPLIHRQLKKPLYDKMREIANEKDFRIDFINGVEDHVHLLISIQPKHSVSDIVKHLKGITNSWVNKNQLTLDYFEWQDGFSAFSVSPLQLQKVRNYIRYQEKHHKSKGFDDEMQHFGRLTNSIKSY
- a CDS encoding DUF4421 domain-containing protein; this encodes MKHLLLLLSLSFVLALHAQQADTVSILKTDSVPPPKRLKYDTNYIAKFGNVIAIEPWISAPDFTFRLENKDDSLVFKRNDYKPYLRAVFGLDINYKALNVSVGFRENSLTTEEETYGKTQYRILKLRLNTTPFIYEFYHSDFKGFADYNTAGYDTTRPANDFYVKRADIHLQYTKAKAIYIFSRRRFSYGAAYSFTERQLKTKGTALVVAHLYRMKADADSAFFNPGQREYFGKYSTMKYLDVISIGIGPGYAASFVYKKWFFSMGLYLIGDVQYHHAKSNTNQMITEGWRGALLGDVMLSLGYNGNRFYSGIVVRGDRNLVSLSNINASTSFYSSVFSIGFRFNPPKIIDNLYDASPLRNL